The Novosphingobium sp. SL115 genome includes a region encoding these proteins:
- a CDS encoding DUF1972 domain-containing protein — translation MAQKHLIILGIRGVPAAHGGFESFAERLAPWMVKAGWQVTVYCQGSETGQRFEDTWEGCRRIHIPVKRDGAVGTIEFDIKSTFDAVRQNGLLLTLGYNTGFLSAYARLRGCHNLINMDGIEWKRAKYSLPQKIYLWINERLAAASGNVLIADHPEIARHHAEHAPASKIAMIPYGSDSITTADEGLLAPFGLERDKFLTVIARPEPENSLLEIVRSFSREQRGVKLVVLGKYSQGHAYQNAVLGAASSEVLFPGAIYDKPTLHALRLFSLAYVHGHQVGGTNPSLVEALGAGNAVIAHDNPFNRWVAGEAGAYFSCEDECEQHMELLIQSNQIAAAMRQAALERWRSAFTWQRILSDYQTLFEHCL, via the coding sequence GTGGCACAGAAGCACCTGATCATTCTTGGCATTCGCGGCGTGCCGGCAGCCCATGGCGGATTTGAAAGTTTCGCCGAACGCCTTGCGCCTTGGATGGTGAAGGCAGGATGGCAGGTAACAGTCTACTGCCAGGGTAGTGAAACCGGACAGCGATTCGAAGATACATGGGAAGGGTGTCGCAGAATTCACATTCCTGTGAAGCGAGACGGTGCGGTCGGCACAATTGAATTTGACATTAAGTCCACATTCGACGCAGTTCGTCAAAACGGACTACTGCTGACACTTGGCTACAACACTGGATTTCTATCCGCCTATGCCCGGCTTCGTGGTTGCCATAATCTCATCAACATGGATGGCATCGAGTGGAAACGAGCCAAATACTCACTTCCACAAAAGATCTATCTCTGGATCAATGAACGTCTTGCCGCAGCCTCCGGCAACGTCTTGATCGCAGACCACCCTGAAATCGCAAGGCACCACGCTGAGCATGCTCCTGCGAGCAAAATCGCCATGATCCCTTATGGCAGTGATAGTATCACCACAGCCGATGAGGGACTGCTTGCGCCCTTCGGCCTGGAGCGCGATAAATTTCTGACCGTTATCGCACGACCTGAGCCAGAAAATTCACTCCTCGAGATTGTGAGATCATTTTCGCGCGAACAGCGTGGCGTCAAGCTGGTCGTATTGGGAAAATATAGCCAGGGACATGCCTACCAGAATGCAGTGTTAGGTGCGGCTAGTAGCGAAGTGCTTTTCCCTGGCGCAATCTACGACAAACCTACATTGCATGCCCTGCGCCTGTTCAGCCTGGCCTATGTTCACGGCCATCAAGTTGGCGGAACCAATCCATCGCTCGTCGAGGCTTTGGGAGCCGGTAATGCAGTCATTGCACATGATAACCCTTTCAACCGATGGGTTGCAGGAGAGGCTGGAGCGTACTTTTCCTGTGAGGATGAGTGCGAGCAACATATGGAACTGCTCATCCAATCCAATCAAATTGCAGCTGCGATGCGTCAAGCAGCGCTTGAGCGCTGGCGGTCCGCATTCACTTGGCAACGTATCCTAAGCGATTATCAAACTCTGTTCGAACATTGTCTGTGA
- the rfbD gene encoding dTDP-4-dehydrorhamnose reductase: protein MKALVTGVNGQVGSALLRTCPEGWTCVALDRAALDLTDTDAIARIVEAERPDLVLNPAAYTAVDRAESEQDLAYAINARAPGAFAKALAKTGGRLVTVSTDFVFDGTSGRGYQPGDARNPQSTYGASKAEGEMAAGDDAIIVRTSWVYAAGGANFVRTMLRLMRERDELRVVADQIGSPTWATGLAHTLWGLALAEKPGIWHHRDAGVASWYDFAVAIAEEAAALGLLARIPRIIPIATTDYPTPATRPAFSVLDVSATRALLGDEAVHWRANLRTMLEEEKALG from the coding sequence ATGAAGGCGCTGGTTACAGGCGTGAACGGGCAGGTCGGCAGCGCACTGCTACGCACTTGTCCTGAAGGCTGGACCTGCGTGGCGCTGGACCGCGCAGCGCTGGACCTGACCGATACCGACGCGATTGCGCGGATCGTCGAGGCCGAGCGCCCCGATCTGGTGCTCAACCCTGCGGCCTATACCGCGGTGGACCGGGCGGAGAGCGAGCAGGATCTGGCCTATGCCATCAATGCCCGTGCGCCCGGTGCGTTTGCCAAGGCGCTGGCAAAAACCGGCGGGCGTCTGGTCACCGTGTCGACCGATTTCGTGTTCGATGGCACCAGCGGACGCGGCTATCAGCCGGGCGATGCGCGCAATCCGCAATCGACCTATGGTGCCAGCAAAGCCGAGGGTGAGATGGCGGCAGGCGATGATGCTATCATCGTGCGCACAAGCTGGGTCTATGCGGCGGGCGGCGCGAATTTTGTGCGCACCATGCTGCGGCTGATGCGGGAACGTGACGAACTGCGCGTGGTGGCCGACCAGATCGGTTCGCCCACATGGGCAACAGGTCTCGCGCACACGCTGTGGGGCCTTGCCCTGGCAGAAAAACCCGGCATCTGGCACCACCGCGATGCGGGCGTGGCAAGTTGGTATGACTTTGCCGTGGCGATTGCCGAAGAGGCTGCCGCGCTGGGTCTGCTGGCCCGCATTCCGCGCATCATCCCCATTGCAACCACCGATTATCCGACGCCTGCCACACGGCCTGCGTTCTCGGTGCTGGATGTCTCGGCCACGCGCGCTCTGCTGGGCGACGAGGCTGTGCACTGGCGCGCGAACCTGCGGACAATGCTCGAAGAGGAAAAAGCACTTGGCTAA
- the rfbB gene encoding dTDP-glucose 4,6-dehydratase — protein MANLLVTGGAGFIGGNFVHYWGKTHPDDNIIVLDCLTYAGNRSTIADVEQAELVVGDIRDTDLVESLLRDRDIATVVHFAAESHVDRSITGPDAFIDTNILGTNSLLKAARAVWLDGGSGRDHRFHHISTDEVYGSLGPNDPAFAETTQYQPNSPYSASKAASDHLVRAYHHTYGLNVTTTNCSNNYGPYHYPEKLIPLFMLNALSGKPLPIYGDGMNVRDWLYVEDHCRGIEAALKNGKAGETYNIGGGEELPNMAVIDRICAEVDRAFTEIEGLAERYPDAPAAQGRATSELKTFVEDRKGHDRRYAIDETKARAELGYVPQHDFENGLRNTLRWYLDNEAWWQPLLK, from the coding sequence TTGGCTAATCTGCTCGTCACCGGCGGCGCCGGTTTCATCGGCGGCAATTTCGTCCACTACTGGGGCAAGACGCACCCGGACGACAACATCATTGTGCTCGATTGCCTGACCTATGCCGGCAACCGGTCGACCATTGCCGATGTCGAACAGGCCGAACTGGTGGTGGGCGACATTCGCGATACCGATCTGGTCGAAAGCCTGCTGCGCGACCGCGATATCGCTACGGTCGTCCACTTTGCGGCGGAAAGCCATGTCGACCGGTCGATCACCGGGCCGGACGCTTTCATCGACACGAACATCCTTGGCACCAACAGCCTGCTGAAGGCCGCGCGTGCGGTGTGGCTGGATGGTGGCAGCGGGCGCGACCACCGCTTCCACCACATTTCGACTGACGAGGTTTACGGCTCACTGGGGCCGAACGATCCGGCCTTTGCCGAAACCACGCAGTATCAGCCCAATTCGCCCTATTCGGCGTCGAAGGCCGCGTCTGACCACCTGGTGCGCGCCTATCACCATACCTATGGGCTGAACGTCACCACGACCAATTGCTCGAACAACTACGGGCCGTATCACTACCCGGAAAAGCTGATCCCGTTGTTCATGCTCAACGCGCTGTCGGGCAAGCCGCTGCCGATCTATGGCGATGGCATGAACGTGCGTGACTGGCTCTATGTCGAAGACCACTGCCGCGGCATCGAAGCGGCGCTGAAGAACGGCAAGGCCGGCGAAACATACAACATCGGTGGCGGTGAAGAACTGCCGAACATGGCGGTGATCGACCGGATCTGCGCCGAAGTGGACCGCGCCTTTACCGAAATCGAAGGTCTGGCCGAGCGTTACCCCGATGCCCCGGCGGCACAGGGCCGCGCCACGTCGGAACTGAAAACCTTCGTTGAAGACCGCAAGGGCCACGACCGCCGCTATGCCATCGACGAAACCAAGGCGCGCGCCGAACTGGGCTATGTCCCGCAGCACGATTTCGAGAATGGCCTGCGCAACACCCTGCGCTGGTATCTCGACAATGAAGCGTGGTGGCAGCCGCTGCTAAAGTGA